The stretch of DNA TAGATGAAGCTGCGGCCTGAGATATAGGGCACCGCGCCGACGGCGACCACTCGGCAGTCACCATCGCCCTCGCCGGGATGACGCTGCCGGAAACCGGTCTCGCATTCCGTGCGGGCCTGGTCCAATGCGGCCTGCGCCTTCGTGACGCCATCGCCCTGCAACGCGACGCCGGCATTGTTCATGGCGGCGCGCACCGAATCAAGACTCGTGGCCGGACCCCATGCGCCCGATGCGTCGTCCTTGTACTGCCAGAACTGCAACACGTCCATGTTCCCGCCCGCGCCGGGCTGGTTTCCGCCGCCACCGCCCGCGAACGCGGTCGATGCGACGACGCCGCCGGCACCAAGCGTGGCGATCGCAGCCACCGCCGCGACACCGGCCTTCATCATCTTGCCAAAGTTCATGTAAATGAACCTCCGTTAACCTTGTCTGTCCATCCCCTCCCCTCAATCGTTCCGGTCATGGCCCCGCCGCCTTTTTTCAAGGGGTGGCGGGGCTTCCGACCGCAGGAATAACGGGAGGTAGCCGCCGGTTGGCCCGGCGGCCACCAACAAGCCTCACAGACGACACGCCGAACCACGGAGCATGGCGTCTACAAAAATCCGGAAGTATTTCCCGGCAACACGGATACACGGGAATGCGGGGAAATGGGTTTCCTTTGCGAAATCCATGGAAAAGGCCCGTACCGGTTTCCCGATACGAGCCATAATCAGCCAATCGTCAATCAGTGATGAATCAAACCATCGCTGGACGGTGGAGGGCAGCTGTTGCCGCACCCGTGGCCTCCACTGAGGTTCGGCTTCGGGGCGGAGCCGCCGGCCGGGCGGAGCCGGACGTGGAGCCGGAGCCGGTGCCGCCCGATGTGGTGCCACGGTATGTGTTGGAGCCGGAAGTGGAGCCTTCCGTGCGCCTGTACGCGCCGCCGGAGTAGGAGGAGCCGCCGTTGTAGGCGGATTGGGCCTGCGCCTGAGCCTGGGCGGCCGCTGCGGCGGCTTGCGCATCCGCGTCCGTCTTTGCCTGGACGCTCGCGTTCACGCCATTGATGGCATCCTCCACCGTCTTGCGCGCCCCGTCGATCTTCGCCGGATCGTTCCCGTCCTTCAGCCCGTTCGCCGCGTCGATGGCGTTCGACAATGCGTCGCGGGTGGCGTTGTCCGCGACCTTGCCGTCCGAATCCGCGAGCAGCTTCGACGCCTCGTCCAGCTTCGCCGTCAGATTCGTTTTCGCGGTTTCCAGCCTCTTCGCGGCCTTGGATTCGGTGACGGCCCTCACCGCCTTCGACAGGCTCTTCTCGTGGGTCCCGTACCAGTCGGCCTGTTCATTGAGCTTCACGGTGGCGGCATCCAGTCCTTGCGCGTCTTCGGCCACGCAGCCCTCGTATTCGGGTGCCATGGCCTTGAGCTCCTTGCCCAGGGATTCGACGGTCTTCGAGTCCTTGACCTGTTCGGCCTTGACGGCGGCGGCATCGGCGGCATCGCCGTTGAGCAGCGCGTTGTATTCGTTGGCATTGCTGCGCACGGCGTCGGCGGCGGTGGCGCACGCCTCCTTGGCCTCGGCGAGCTTCGCGCCGCTGTAAGCGTTCCAGCCGACGATGCCGGCCGCGACCAGAATCACCGCGCAGACGGCCGCGATCAGGGGCGGCAGCCACTTCGGACACTTCCTTCCATCCTTGCCTGGCCCTGTGATGTTCTCGGCGGGTGTTTCGACGGGTTCGAGGATTTCCGTCTTGTCGTTCTCGCCCTTGAGGTTGACGAAGGCCACCGTTTTCGTGTTCGTGGTCATTGGGATTGTTCCTTTCATTCGGGTTTCCGGAATGGTTCGTCCTTATGGGACCGGACCGGTTATCTGTATCGGATTGTCTTCAGAAGAGGGTGTCCTGCAAGGGCGGGGTGTGCGTGGCGGCGGCCGGGGCCTTCGCCTTGCCGGTCGAGCGTGTGGTGGCGCGCCATCGTTGCTGGCGTGCGTTGCGCTGCTCGGTCTTGCGGCGTTTGCATTCCTTCTCGCGTGCCGCCGCCACGATCTCGGGGTTCTCGCGGATGTACCGGGCGAGCCGCCGTTCGGCGGTCGGGTCGTCGGGGTCGAACCGGAATCCGGCCTCCTGCGCGGTCTTCAGCACCTGGCGTCGGGCGCGCAGGGGCAGTCCGCCGTAGATGCCGTACTGGTCCCGGACCATGATGCCGAACGCGAGGCATTCGGCCCTGACCGGGCAGGCCTCGCAGATCCGCACCGCCGCACGGCGCAGATCGTATTGGGTTCGTTGGTTGGGAAGGTCGTCGGGCCCCCACATGCGGTCCGACCACGAGCCGGGGAAATCCGCGCACTCTCCCTTCAGGAACATTGTTCTCCTTGTTCATAGGTTCACAGCTTATTTCAAGCCCAGGTACGTTTCGAGGGCAGCATCGACCACTTCCTGAATGCGCATGTCATGCTCGGCGGACCAGGTCTTGAGCCTGCGTCGGGTCGAGGCGCGCAGGCTCACGCTGGTCTTCACCCAGCCCTCCGCGTCGTTCGGTTTCACGGTCCTCCGGTTTTTCGGTATTTCGGTTTCCACCGATTCCGGTCTTCCGGTATCCGCCGGTTCCGTCCGGTCGCTGTTGAGCAGCGCGGTCAGGTCGCGCGGACGGGGCGTCAGGTTCATGTTCCTCACAGGTCCTCCTCCTTGTCCTTGAGCTGTCGCATGGTCTGCTTGAGTTCGCCGGCCAGGTCGCGGTATTCGTGCAGGCGGGACCCGCGGGGGCGGGTGGATTTCGCGTTGAGGATGTCCTGGCGTTTCGGAATCAGCGTCTCGAAGCACGCGATGTCCGCGGCGTCGATCCACGCCAGGGCGTCGCGCAGGGCGGTCGTGTTGGCCTCGGTGCGGCACAGGAGGATCGCGGCGGGGACGCCGCGACGGTCGCACAGGTCCTTCACGCCGGCGGCCTGGTCGAGGTCGATGCGGCTGGGGCTCGAGGGAATGACCACGAGGTCCGCGTTGTTCACCGATTCGTCCAACGCGCGCCCGTACGGGGCGGAGTCGATCAGCACCCAGTCGACGGGGTCGTCGAGACGGCCGTTGATCCCGTGCAGGTGCGTGATGTCGGCCGGCGCGGCGGACATCACGTCGAACGGCAGCGGGTCTCCAATCTCGGCGGCCAGGTACCACCAGTCCTTCGCGTCGCCCTGCACGTCCGCGTCGGCGACGAGCACGCGCTGCTCGCCCCGGGACTGGTCCACGAGGGCGCAGGCCAGGAACACGGCGCTGGTGGTCTTCATGCTGCCGCCCTTGCCGGTCGCCAACGCGATCACCAGCGGCTCGCGGTTCTTCTTGTCGTTCATCGGTTTCTCCTTATTTCGGTATGTCGGTATCCGGTTTTTCGGCATTCCGGTTAGTTGGTTTTTCGGTATTGCGGTTTGTGCCGCGTCCCACGCGGATCGCGACGGGAAACGGTCAGAAGAGGCTGCCCTGGACCAGTCCCTTGGGCACGGGTTCGGTTTTGAGGAAGAGCGGTTCGTCGTGCGTGTATTCGCGGCGGGAGCGTTGGCGGCGTTTGACGGAACGCCAGTAGTCCCTGCCGGCGCGGCGCATGCGTTCGTCCCAGTCCGGGTTGGCGGCCAGCCAGTCGTGGATCCGGCTTTGTGGGATCCGGTGCAGGCCGGCCGCGTCGACATGCAGGTCGCGGGCGATCAGCCGGGCGAGGGCCCAGCGGCTCGCATAGTCGAGCCCGCCGTACACGGCCTTGTCCTTCCAGCCGCCCACGAGGGCGCGGCTGATGCAGTCGAGGCGCATCGGGCACGCGGCACACAGCATGCGGCCCTTGCCGCGCATCCGACCGTCGATCAGGTCCCGGCCATCCTGGTCGCTCACGGTGTTCCACATGCGGTCCGCCATGGCCGGGTCGATGGCGGCGATCCGGGCGCAGGCCGGCAGCGTGGCCCGCCCGTTCATGGCCGCCGTCCCGGAGCAGACGCCCGCGGCGAGGTTCGGTTCCCTGTTCATGCGGCCACCTCGATTCCGTCGCGTTGGTTGAGCTCGGCGGCATGTTCCATGCACGCGGTCTGCCATTCCGACGGATGGCCGTAGCGCAGGCTTCCCTCGTGGTCGTATTCGTCCTCGTGCGGTCTCATGTCGGCGAGGACGTGTTCGCAGCCGAGCGTGTGCACATGGCGTTCCTCGTAGCGCGGAGGGACGGGCGTGTTCCTCACCGGCTTGGTTTTCCGGTCGCGGTCCCGGGCCTCCGAGTCCAATGCGCGCTGGCGTTCGATCTGGCTGATGGT from Bifidobacterium catenulatum PV20-2 encodes:
- a CDS encoding ParA family protein, coding for MNDKKNREPLVIALATGKGGSMKTTSAVFLACALVDQSRGEQRVLVADADVQGDAKDWWYLAAEIGDPLPFDVMSAAPADITHLHGINGRLDDPVDWVLIDSAPYGRALDESVNNADLVVIPSSPSRIDLDQAAGVKDLCDRRGVPAAILLCRTEANTTALRDALAWIDAADIACFETLIPKRQDILNAKSTRPRGSRLHEYRDLAGELKQTMRQLKDKEEDL
- a CDS encoding WhiB family transcriptional regulator, with product MNGRATLPACARIAAIDPAMADRMWNTVSDQDGRDLIDGRMRGKGRMLCAACPMRLDCISRALVGGWKDKAVYGGLDYASRWALARLIARDLHVDAAGLHRIPQSRIHDWLAANPDWDERMRRAGRDYWRSVKRRQRSRREYTHDEPLFLKTEPVPKGLVQGSLF
- a CDS encoding macrolide ABC transporter ATP-binding protein; amino-acid sequence: MNLTPRPRDLTALLNSDRTEPADTGRPESVETEIPKNRRTVKPNDAEGWVKTSVSLRASTRRRLKTWSAEHDMRIQEVVDAALETYLGLK
- a CDS encoding WhiB family transcriptional regulator; translation: MFLKGECADFPGSWSDRMWGPDDLPNQRTQYDLRRAAVRICEACPVRAECLAFGIMVRDQYGIYGGLPLRARRQVLKTAQEAGFRFDPDDPTAERRLARYIRENPEIVAAAREKECKRRKTEQRNARQQRWRATTRSTGKAKAPAAATHTPPLQDTLF